A genomic window from Streptomyces sp. 846.5 includes:
- the cobN gene encoding cobaltochelatase subunit CobN, which yields MTTVLLLSTSDTDLLAAGAADAGYRVGNPTRVEVGEELDRLLTGSDLVVVRLLGGRRAWEDGLAAIARSGVPAVLLGGESVPDAELMGMSSVPAGVVAEALAYLVEGGPANLAELARFLSDTVLLTGEGFAPPQPMPLYGVSGSRPLVEGRPTVGVLFYRAHELSGNTAFVDTLCDAVEARGGNALPVFCGSLRGADAELFALLGRCDAVVATVLASGGTVAADASAGGAEEAWDIGALAQLDIPVLQGLCLTSSRAAWEASDAALSPMDAAMQVAIPEFDGRLITVPFSFKELGEDGIPVYAADPERAARVAGIALRHAALKHKPNAEKKIAVVFTAYPTKHSRVGNAVGLDTPASAVRLLDALRGAGYRVADYPSGGDELIHKLIAAGGHDVEWLTEEQLRAAPARVPLADYQRWFATLDPELREGILRHWGEAPGSLYVDNGDIVLAALQFDNVMLMIQPPRGFGENPIAIYHDPDLPPSHHYLAAYRWLEQSWGADAVVHLGKHGTMEWLPGKGLGLSVGCAPDAVLGELPLVYPFIVNDPGEGTQAKRRGHATIVDHLVPPMARADTYGDLAKLEQLLDEYALVKDLDPAKAPAVRAQIWTLVKAAELHHDLHVEDQPDEEAFDEFVMHIDGYLCEIKDVQIRDGLHILGSGPVDEARVNLVLAVLRSAQVWGGKADALPGLRAALAAEFGLVEKELLAEPGAPVKVPAELTALVPGPARSAADAVDLLEQLCRRLAEGMEQAGWTAGAAEPLVREVLGHGNADATAVLRFAAQEVVPRLERTTDELTHILRALRGGYVPAGPSGSPTRGLVNVLPTGRNFYSVDPKAIPSRLSWEVGQALADSLVARYLADTGGYPRSVGLTVWGTSCMRTQGDDIAEILALLGCRPVWDDASRRVTGFEVVPSAELGRPRVDVTVRISGFFRDAFPHVVALLDDAVQAVAALDEPEDANYVRAHVEQDTAEHGDRRRATARIFGSKPGAYGAGLLPLIDARNWHSDADLAEVYAVWGGYAYGRGLDGRAARGDMEQAFRRISVAAKNIDTREHDLVDADDYFQYHGGMVAMVRHLTGTSPEAYVGDSATPDQVKTRTLGEETHRVFRARVVNPRWMAAMRRHGYKGAFEMAATVDYLFGYDATAGVVDDWMYEKLATEYVFDPTNREFMKQSNPWALRGITERLLEAADRQLWAEPDQDTLDQLRATYLELEGDLEGNDQ from the coding sequence GTGACAACGGTGCTGCTGCTGTCCACCTCGGACACCGACCTGCTGGCGGCCGGTGCCGCCGACGCCGGGTACCGGGTCGGCAACCCGACCCGGGTCGAGGTCGGTGAGGAGCTGGACCGGCTGCTCACCGGCTCGGACCTGGTCGTCGTGCGCCTGCTCGGCGGTCGGCGCGCCTGGGAGGACGGGCTGGCCGCGATCGCCCGCTCCGGGGTGCCCGCGGTGCTGCTCGGCGGCGAGTCGGTGCCCGACGCCGAGCTGATGGGCATGTCCTCGGTCCCGGCCGGGGTGGTCGCCGAGGCGCTGGCCTACCTGGTCGAGGGCGGTCCGGCGAACCTGGCCGAGCTGGCCCGGTTCCTCTCCGACACGGTGCTGCTGACCGGCGAGGGCTTCGCTCCGCCGCAGCCGATGCCGCTCTACGGCGTCAGCGGCTCGCGCCCGCTGGTGGAGGGCCGTCCCACCGTCGGGGTGCTCTTCTACCGGGCGCACGAACTGTCCGGCAACACCGCCTTCGTGGACACCCTGTGCGACGCGGTCGAGGCCCGGGGCGGCAATGCGCTGCCGGTGTTCTGCGGCTCGCTGCGCGGCGCCGACGCCGAGCTGTTCGCGTTGCTGGGCCGCTGCGACGCGGTGGTGGCGACGGTGCTCGCCTCCGGGGGCACGGTGGCGGCCGACGCCAGCGCCGGGGGCGCCGAGGAGGCCTGGGACATCGGGGCGCTGGCCCAGCTGGACATCCCGGTGCTGCAGGGCCTGTGCCTGACCTCCTCCCGCGCCGCCTGGGAGGCCTCGGACGCGGCGCTGTCGCCGATGGACGCGGCCATGCAGGTCGCCATCCCCGAGTTCGACGGGCGGCTGATCACCGTCCCGTTCTCCTTCAAGGAGCTGGGCGAGGACGGCATCCCGGTCTACGCCGCCGACCCCGAGCGGGCCGCCCGGGTGGCCGGGATCGCGCTGCGGCACGCGGCGCTGAAGCACAAGCCCAATGCCGAGAAGAAGATCGCCGTGGTCTTCACCGCCTATCCGACCAAGCACTCCAGGGTCGGCAACGCGGTGGGCCTGGACACCCCCGCCTCCGCCGTGCGGCTGCTGGACGCGCTGCGCGGGGCCGGCTACCGGGTCGCCGACTACCCGTCCGGCGGCGACGAGTTGATCCACAAGCTGATCGCCGCCGGCGGCCACGACGTGGAGTGGCTGACCGAGGAGCAGCTGCGGGCCGCCCCGGCCCGGGTGCCGCTGGCCGACTACCAGCGCTGGTTCGCCACCCTGGACCCCGAGTTGCGCGAGGGCATCCTGCGGCACTGGGGCGAGGCCCCCGGCAGCCTCTACGTCGACAACGGCGACATCGTGCTGGCCGCGCTGCAGTTCGACAACGTGATGCTGATGATCCAGCCGCCGCGCGGCTTCGGCGAGAACCCCATCGCCATCTACCACGACCCCGACCTGCCGCCCTCGCACCACTACCTGGCCGCCTACCGCTGGCTGGAGCAGTCCTGGGGCGCCGACGCCGTGGTGCACCTGGGCAAGCACGGCACCATGGAGTGGCTGCCCGGCAAGGGCCTCGGCCTGTCGGTGGGCTGCGCGCCGGACGCGGTGCTGGGCGAACTCCCGCTGGTCTACCCGTTCATCGTGAACGACCCCGGCGAGGGCACCCAGGCCAAGCGCCGCGGCCACGCCACGATCGTGGACCATCTGGTGCCGCCGATGGCCCGCGCCGACACCTATGGCGACCTGGCCAAGCTGGAGCAGCTGCTGGACGAGTACGCGCTGGTCAAGGACCTGGACCCGGCGAAGGCCCCGGCGGTTCGGGCGCAGATCTGGACCCTGGTGAAGGCCGCCGAGCTGCACCACGACCTGCATGTCGAGGACCAGCCCGACGAGGAGGCCTTCGACGAGTTCGTGATGCACATCGACGGCTACCTCTGTGAGATCAAGGATGTGCAGATCCGCGACGGCCTGCACATCCTCGGCAGCGGGCCGGTGGATGAGGCCAGGGTCAACCTGGTGCTGGCGGTGCTGCGTTCGGCGCAGGTGTGGGGCGGGAAGGCCGATGCGCTGCCGGGGCTGCGGGCGGCGCTGGCGGCGGAATTCGGGCTGGTGGAGAAGGAGTTGCTGGCGGAGCCGGGCGCGCCGGTGAAGGTCCCGGCCGAGCTGACCGCCCTGGTGCCGGGCCCGGCCCGGAGCGCGGCCGACGCGGTGGACCTGCTGGAACAGCTGTGCCGCAGGCTGGCCGAGGGCATGGAGCAGGCGGGTTGGACGGCGGGAGCCGCCGAGCCGCTGGTGCGCGAGGTGCTGGGGCACGGCAACGCCGACGCGACCGCGGTGCTGAGGTTCGCCGCCCAGGAGGTCGTCCCCCGGCTGGAGCGGACCACCGACGAGCTGACCCACATCCTGCGGGCCCTGCGCGGCGGCTACGTCCCGGCCGGACCGTCGGGCTCGCCGACCCGCGGGCTGGTGAACGTCCTGCCGACCGGGCGCAACTTCTACTCCGTCGACCCCAAGGCCATTCCCTCCCGGCTGAGTTGGGAGGTCGGCCAGGCGCTGGCCGACTCGCTGGTGGCCCGCTACCTGGCCGACACCGGCGGCTATCCGCGCTCGGTCGGGCTGACCGTGTGGGGCACCTCCTGCATGCGCACCCAGGGCGACGACATCGCCGAGATCCTGGCCCTGCTCGGCTGCCGTCCGGTCTGGGACGACGCCTCGCGCCGGGTCACCGGCTTCGAGGTCGTCCCGTCGGCCGAACTCGGCCGTCCCCGGGTGGATGTGACGGTCCGTATCTCGGGCTTCTTCCGGGACGCCTTCCCGCACGTGGTGGCGCTGCTGGACGACGCGGTGCAGGCGGTGGCGGCGCTGGACGAGCCCGAGGACGCCAACTACGTCCGGGCCCACGTCGAACAGGACACCGCCGAGCACGGCGACCGCCGCCGGGCCACAGCCAGGATCTTCGGGTCCAAGCCCGGCGCCTACGGCGCGGGCCTGCTGCCGCTGATCGACGCCCGCAACTGGCACTCGGACGCGGACCTCGCCGAGGTCTACGCGGTCTGGGGCGGCTACGCCTACGGCCGCGGCCTGGACGGCCGGGCAGCACGGGGCGACATGGAGCAGGCGTTCCGCCGGATCTCGGTGGCGGCCAAGAACATCGACACCCGCGAGCACGACCTGGTCGACGCCGACGACTACTTCCAGTACCACGGCGGCATGGTGGCGATGGTGCGCCATCTGACCGGGACCTCACCGGAGGCCTACGTCGGCGACAGCGCCACCCCGGACCAGGTCAAGACCCGCACCCTCGGCGAGGAGACCCACCGGGTCTTCCGCGCCCGGGTGGTCAACCCACGCTGGATGGCGGCCATGCGCCGGCACGGCTACAAGGGCGCCTTCGAGATGGCCGCGACGGTGGACTACCTCTTCGGCTACGACGCCACGGCGGGGGTGGTGGACGACTGGATGTACGAGAAGCTGGCGACGGAGTACGTCTTCGACCCCACCAACCGCGAGTTCATGAAGCAGTCCAACCCCTGGGCGTTGAGGGGCATCACCGAACGCCTGCTGGAGGCGGCCGACCGGCAGCTGTGGGCCGAGCCGGACCAGGACACGCTGGACCAGCTGCGCGCGACCTACCTGGAACTCGAAGGCGACCTCGAAGGGAACGACCAGTGA
- a CDS encoding putative cobaltochelatase has product MDDLRLSLLLNAVSPQVGGVLVRGEKGTAKSTMVRALAGLLPSIAVVDGCRFACDPAAPDAQCPDGPHESGAPDVERATRLVELPVGVSEDRIVGSLDLERALAEGVKAYEPGLLAAAHRGVLYIDEVNLLNDHLVDLLLDAAAMGRSYVEREGVSVRHAARFLLVGTMNPEEGELRPQLLDRFGLTVEVAATREPVERAEVVRRRLAYDADPEGFAERWAQEEKELAVRITAARSLLPSVVLGDPALRQITAVCAAFEVDGLRADIVMARTAVALAAWAGRTDVIAEDVRTAAQLALPHRRRRNPFDAPGLDEEKLEQTLEQSAAEEPDGDPEDDGPGPEGPPDGGGPNGPSGGGQDAPEQEASGSGEEPEAASPSRTAPVPPQPAAPAASPYRTRLLTVPGLGEGAGGRRSRARTDSGGHTVRAARPTGALQRLHLAATIQAAAPHQLARGRDGRALRLRRDDFREQIREGRESNLVLFVVDASGSMAARQRMSAVKGAVLSLLMDAYQRRDKIGMVTFRGSDAVLALPPTSSVEVGAARLEQLPTGGRTPLAAGLLRAHETLRLERLRDPRRRPLLVVVTDGRATGGSQALPDARRAAQLLAAQGTAAVVVDCESGPVRLGLAAELAQHLAGEVVRLDELAADSVTNLIRSKQKEAA; this is encoded by the coding sequence ATGGACGACCTGCGCCTCTCGCTGCTGCTCAACGCGGTGTCCCCGCAGGTCGGCGGGGTGCTGGTGCGCGGTGAGAAGGGGACCGCCAAGTCGACCATGGTGCGCGCGCTGGCCGGGCTGCTGCCGTCGATCGCGGTGGTCGACGGCTGCCGCTTCGCCTGCGACCCGGCGGCGCCGGACGCCCAGTGCCCGGACGGGCCGCACGAGTCCGGCGCGCCGGACGTCGAACGGGCCACCCGGCTGGTGGAGTTGCCGGTCGGGGTCTCCGAGGACCGCATCGTCGGCTCACTGGACCTGGAACGGGCGCTCGCCGAGGGCGTCAAGGCGTACGAGCCGGGGCTGCTCGCCGCCGCGCACCGGGGCGTGCTGTACATCGACGAGGTGAACCTGCTCAACGACCACCTGGTCGACCTGCTGCTGGACGCCGCCGCGATGGGCCGCTCCTATGTCGAGCGCGAGGGTGTCTCGGTGCGGCACGCAGCGCGGTTCCTGCTGGTCGGGACGATGAACCCGGAGGAGGGCGAGCTGCGTCCGCAGCTGCTGGACCGCTTCGGGCTGACCGTGGAGGTCGCCGCGACGCGGGAACCGGTCGAGCGGGCCGAGGTGGTCCGGCGGCGGCTCGCCTACGACGCCGACCCGGAGGGCTTCGCCGAGCGCTGGGCGCAGGAGGAGAAGGAGCTCGCGGTCCGGATCACCGCGGCGCGGTCCCTGCTGCCCTCGGTGGTCCTGGGCGATCCGGCGCTGCGTCAGATCACTGCGGTGTGCGCCGCGTTCGAGGTGGACGGGCTGCGCGCGGACATCGTGATGGCGCGTACCGCAGTCGCCCTCGCTGCCTGGGCGGGCCGGACCGATGTCATCGCCGAGGACGTCCGCACCGCCGCGCAGCTGGCGCTGCCGCACCGGCGTCGGCGCAACCCCTTCGACGCGCCGGGGCTGGACGAGGAGAAGCTGGAGCAGACCCTGGAGCAGTCGGCCGCCGAGGAGCCGGACGGCGACCCCGAGGACGACGGCCCCGGCCCCGAAGGCCCGCCCGACGGCGGAGGCCCCAACGGCCCGTCCGGCGGCGGCCAGGACGCGCCCGAGCAGGAGGCCTCGGGCTCCGGCGAGGAGCCGGAGGCGGCCTCGCCGAGCCGCACCGCCCCGGTCCCGCCCCAGCCCGCCGCGCCCGCCGCCTCCCCCTACCGGACCCGGCTGCTGACCGTGCCCGGACTCGGCGAGGGCGCCGGGGGGCGCCGCTCCCGAGCCCGCACCGACAGCGGCGGCCACACCGTCCGCGCCGCCCGCCCGACCGGAGCGCTGCAGCGGCTGCACCTGGCCGCCACGATCCAGGCGGCCGCCCCGCACCAGCTCGCCCGGGGCCGTGACGGACGGGCGCTGCGGCTGCGCCGGGACGACTTCCGCGAGCAGATCCGCGAGGGCCGCGAGTCCAACCTGGTGCTGTTCGTGGTGGACGCCTCCGGCTCGATGGCGGCGCGGCAGCGGATGTCGGCGGTCAAGGGCGCGGTGCTGTCCCTGCTGATGGACGCCTACCAGCGCCGCGACAAGATCGGCATGGTGACCTTCCGGGGCTCGGACGCGGTGCTGGCGCTGCCGCCGACCTCCTCCGTCGAGGTCGGCGCGGCCCGGCTGGAGCAGCTGCCGACGGGAGGCCGCACGCCGCTCGCCGCCGGGCTGCTGCGGGCCCACGAGACGCTGCGGCTGGAGCGGCTGCGCGACCCGCGCCGCCGTCCGCTGCTGGTCGTGGTCACCGACGGCCGGGCCACCGGCGGATCGCAGGCGCTGCCCGACGCCCGCCGGGCGGCGCAGCTGCTGGCCGCCCAGGGCACGGCCGCCGTGGTCGTCGACTGCGAGAGCGGACCGGTCCGACTGGGTCTGGCCGCCGAACTGGCGCAGCACCTCGCCGGGGAGGTGGTCCGGCTGGACGAGCTGGCCGCCGACAGTGTCACCAACCTCATTCGGAGCAAGCAGAAGGAGGCGGCGTAG
- a CDS encoding cobalamin biosynthesis protein → MRATTALGLAAGFAADAALGDPRRGHPVAGFGRAAGALERLIRRDRRDTGAVFTAICVGAVAGAARCGERALRGSPAGAALFTAGATWTVLGGASLVREARIIGDALEAGDLAAARERLPYLCGRDPRELTGQQIARAVVESVAENTADAVVNALVWGAVAGAPGLLAFRAVNTLDAMVGHRSPRYLRFGWASARLDDVAGWPGARLTALLTVAAAGPEHRRDAWRVWRADASSHPSPNAGQAEAAFAGALGVQLGGTLQYGKRVEHRPVLGAGSRPVAVADIERACRLSRRVGLLAVGVTALVAAGRGRRR, encoded by the coding sequence GTGCGGGCGACCACCGCCCTGGGCCTCGCAGCGGGATTCGCGGCCGACGCCGCCCTCGGCGACCCCCGGCGCGGGCACCCGGTGGCCGGGTTCGGCCGGGCGGCCGGGGCACTGGAGCGGCTGATCCGGCGCGACCGGCGCGACACCGGAGCGGTCTTCACGGCGATCTGCGTCGGCGCCGTCGCCGGGGCGGCCCGCTGCGGCGAGCGCGCCCTGCGCGGCAGCCCGGCCGGGGCGGCGCTGTTCACGGCCGGGGCCACCTGGACCGTGCTCGGCGGCGCGTCCCTGGTGCGGGAGGCGCGGATCATCGGCGACGCGCTGGAGGCGGGTGACCTCGCGGCCGCGCGCGAGCGTCTGCCCTACCTTTGCGGCCGCGACCCCAGGGAGCTGACCGGGCAGCAGATCGCCCGTGCGGTGGTCGAGTCGGTGGCCGAGAACACTGCCGACGCGGTGGTGAACGCCCTGGTGTGGGGCGCGGTGGCGGGTGCCCCCGGGCTGCTGGCGTTCCGTGCGGTGAACACCCTGGACGCCATGGTGGGCCATCGCTCGCCCCGCTACCTGCGGTTCGGCTGGGCCTCGGCCCGGCTGGACGACGTGGCGGGCTGGCCGGGGGCCCGGCTCACCGCGCTGCTGACGGTGGCCGCGGCGGGGCCGGAACACCGCCGCGACGCCTGGCGGGTCTGGCGGGCGGACGCCTCCAGCCACCCCAGCCCCAACGCCGGCCAGGCGGAGGCGGCCTTCGCCGGGGCGCTCGGGGTGCAGCTGGGCGGGACCTTGCAGTACGGCAAGAGGGTGGAGCACCGCCCAGTGCTTGGAGCAGGGTCGCGACCGGTGGCGGTCGCGGACATCGAACGGGCCTGTCGGCTGTCCCGGCGGGTAGGACTGCTGGCGGTCGGCGTGACCGCGCTGGTCGCGGCGGGAAGGGGGAGGCGCCGATGA
- a CDS encoding FAD-dependent oxidoreductase, with protein sequence MGTSATANGGVSFWYSTIGLPTPRSPLDGSAEADVCIVGGGYTGLWTAYYLKKADPGLRVTVLEQRFCGYGASGRNGGWLYNGFAGRGVFAHRYGRPGAIAMQQAMNGAVDEVIAVCAAEGIDADIAKGGMMEVARTPAQLERLGAYVENEHSFGETALELLSPTEAAARIDVDGALGACWTPHGARIQPAKLVVGLARVVEAMGVSVYESTTVTEIVPGSSGALAKAVTERGTVSARFVLRATEGFTSALRGERRSWLPMNSSMVVTEPLPAAFWEAVGWSGRETLGDMAHAYMYAQRTADDRIALGGRGVPYRFGSRTDNDGLTAQKTVDQLRAILEDFFPAAAGARIDHAWSGVLGVPRDWCSTVELDRATGLGLAGGYVGSGVTTTNLAARTLRDLVLEQDTGLTALPWVNHRVRRWEPEPLRWIGVHGMYAAYHAADRQERGGRATTSPIARVADVVSGRH encoded by the coding sequence GTGGGCACGTCCGCCACCGCCAACGGCGGTGTCTCGTTCTGGTACTCGACCATCGGGCTCCCCACGCCCCGCAGCCCGCTGGACGGTTCGGCCGAGGCCGACGTCTGCATCGTGGGCGGCGGCTACACCGGCCTGTGGACCGCGTACTACCTGAAGAAGGCCGATCCCGGCCTGCGCGTCACCGTCCTGGAGCAGCGCTTCTGCGGCTACGGCGCGTCAGGCCGCAACGGCGGCTGGCTCTACAACGGCTTCGCCGGGCGCGGGGTCTTCGCCCACAGGTACGGCAGGCCCGGCGCGATCGCCATGCAGCAGGCGATGAACGGCGCCGTGGACGAGGTGATCGCGGTGTGCGCGGCCGAGGGCATCGACGCCGACATCGCCAAGGGCGGGATGATGGAGGTCGCCCGCACCCCGGCCCAGCTGGAGCGGCTGGGGGCGTACGTCGAGAACGAGCACTCCTTCGGCGAGACCGCGCTGGAACTGCTGAGCCCCACAGAGGCCGCCGCCCGGATCGACGTGGACGGCGCTCTGGGCGCCTGCTGGACCCCGCACGGGGCCCGGATCCAGCCCGCGAAGCTGGTGGTCGGGCTGGCCCGGGTGGTCGAGGCGATGGGCGTGTCGGTGTACGAGTCCACGACAGTGACCGAGATCGTGCCGGGCTCGTCCGGTGCGCTCGCCAAGGCGGTGACCGAGCGCGGCACGGTGTCGGCGCGGTTCGTGCTGCGGGCCACCGAGGGCTTCACCTCGGCGCTGCGCGGCGAGCGGCGGTCCTGGCTGCCGATGAACTCCTCGATGGTGGTCACCGAGCCGCTGCCGGCCGCGTTCTGGGAGGCGGTCGGCTGGTCCGGGCGGGAGACCCTGGGCGACATGGCGCACGCCTACATGTACGCGCAGCGCACCGCCGACGACCGGATCGCCCTGGGCGGTCGCGGCGTCCCGTACCGCTTCGGCTCGCGCACCGACAACGACGGGCTGACGGCGCAGAAGACGGTGGACCAGCTGCGGGCGATCCTGGAGGACTTCTTCCCGGCCGCGGCCGGGGCGCGGATCGACCACGCCTGGTCCGGTGTGCTGGGCGTGCCGCGGGACTGGTGTTCGACCGTGGAGCTGGACCGGGCCACCGGTCTCGGCCTGGCCGGCGGCTATGTCGGCAGCGGCGTGACCACCACCAACCTGGCCGCCCGGACCCTGCGGGACCTGGTGCTGGAGCAGGACACCGGGCTGACGGCGCTGCCCTGGGTGAACCACCGGGTCAGGCGCTGGGAGCCGGAACCGCTGCGCTGGATCGGCGTGCACGGCATGTACGCCGCCTACCACGCGGCGGACCGGCAGGAACGCGGGGGCAGGGCGACCACCTCGCCGATCGCCCGGGTCGCCGACGTGGTCTCGGGACGGCACTGA
- a CDS encoding cobyric acid synthase produces the protein MNGALLVAGTTSDAGKSVVTAGVCRWLARQGVSVAPFKAQNMSLNSFVTADGAEIGRAQAMQAAAARIEPEAAMNPVLLKPGADHRSQVVVLGQPVAEVGALDYRERKPALLRIALDCLADLRSRYDVVVCEGAGSPAEINLRDRDIANMGLAVAASLPVVVVGDIDRGGVFASMYGTLALLSAEDQRHLAGWIVNKFRGDVRLLKPGLDMLEKLTHRPSLGVLPMLPGLWLDAEDSLDLAGLVDRAPSGGASGEEVLRVSVVRLPRLSNFTDIDALAQEPGVLVRWATRPEELADADLVVLPGTRATVADLAWLRERGLDAALAERAAEGRPVLGVCGGYQMLGRTIVDEVESKAGAVPGLGLLPVRVEFAAAKTLARPVGEAYGETVAGYEIHHGLAVVEGGEPWLDGVRQGALWGTTWHGALENDGFRRAFLREVAAAAGRRFVPAPDTSFAAAREERLDRLGDLIEEHADTAALLRLIEGGVPVGLPFVPPGAP, from the coding sequence ATGAACGGGGCACTGCTGGTCGCGGGGACCACCTCGGACGCCGGGAAGAGCGTGGTCACCGCCGGTGTCTGCCGTTGGCTGGCGCGGCAGGGGGTCTCCGTCGCGCCGTTCAAGGCCCAGAACATGTCGCTGAATTCCTTTGTCACCGCGGACGGCGCCGAGATCGGTCGGGCCCAGGCGATGCAGGCGGCCGCCGCCCGGATCGAACCCGAGGCGGCGATGAACCCGGTGCTGCTCAAGCCCGGCGCCGACCACCGCAGCCAGGTGGTGGTGCTGGGACAGCCGGTGGCCGAGGTCGGCGCGCTGGACTACCGCGAGCGCAAGCCCGCGCTGCTGCGGATCGCCCTGGACTGCCTGGCCGATCTGCGCAGCCGCTACGACGTGGTGGTCTGCGAGGGCGCGGGCTCCCCCGCCGAGATCAATCTGCGGGACCGGGACATCGCCAACATGGGTCTGGCCGTCGCGGCCTCGCTGCCGGTGGTGGTGGTCGGCGACATCGACCGCGGCGGGGTCTTCGCGTCCATGTACGGGACGCTGGCGCTGCTGTCCGCCGAGGACCAGCGGCACCTGGCCGGCTGGATCGTCAACAAGTTCCGCGGCGACGTCCGGCTGCTCAAGCCCGGTCTGGACATGCTGGAGAAGCTGACGCACCGTCCGTCCCTGGGCGTGCTGCCGATGCTGCCGGGGCTGTGGCTGGACGCCGAGGACTCGCTGGACCTGGCCGGCCTGGTCGACCGGGCGCCGAGCGGCGGCGCCTCCGGGGAGGAGGTGCTGCGGGTCTCCGTGGTGCGGCTGCCCCGGCTGTCCAACTTCACCGACATCGACGCGCTGGCGCAGGAGCCCGGCGTGCTGGTGCGCTGGGCGACCCGGCCGGAGGAGCTGGCCGACGCCGACCTGGTGGTGCTCCCCGGCACCCGGGCGACCGTCGCCGACCTGGCCTGGCTGCGCGAGCGCGGCCTGGACGCGGCGCTGGCCGAACGCGCCGCCGAGGGACGCCCGGTGCTGGGGGTCTGCGGTGGCTACCAGATGCTGGGGCGGACCATCGTGGACGAGGTCGAGTCCAAGGCCGGAGCCGTCCCCGGACTTGGGCTGCTGCCGGTGCGGGTGGAGTTCGCGGCCGCCAAGACGCTGGCCCGGCCGGTGGGCGAGGCCTACGGGGAGACCGTGGCCGGCTATGAGATCCACCACGGGCTGGCTGTCGTCGAGGGCGGCGAGCCCTGGCTGGACGGGGTGCGCCAGGGCGCGCTGTGGGGCACCACCTGGCACGGCGCGCTGGAGAACGACGGCTTCCGCCGCGCCTTCCTGCGCGAGGTCGCCGCAGCCGCCGGTCGGCGCTTCGTCCCGGCCCCGGACACCAGCTTCGCCGCCGCGCGCGAGGAGCGGCTGGACCGGCTGGGCGACCTGATCGAAGAACACGCCGACACCGCGGCCCTGCTGCGGCTGATCGAGGGCGGCGTGCCGGTCGGACTGCCGTTCGTGCCGCCGGGTGCGCCGTGA
- the cobO gene encoding cob(I)yrinic acid a,c-diamide adenosyltransferase — MPQGQPTTVPDDGLTTRQRRTQPVLAVHTGPGKGKSTAAFGLALRAWNQGWPIGVFQFVKSAKWKVGEEHALRVLGASGEGGSVAWHKMGEGWSWVQRDIEDSEDAAREGWEQVKRDLAAETYRLYVLDEFTYPLHWGWIDTDEVLAVLKDRPGSQHVVITGRNAPAALVDAADLVTEMTKVKHPMDAGRKGQRGIEW; from the coding sequence ATGCCGCAGGGACAGCCGACCACCGTTCCCGACGACGGTCTGACCACCCGTCAGCGCCGTACCCAGCCCGTGCTCGCCGTCCACACCGGGCCCGGCAAGGGCAAGTCGACCGCCGCCTTCGGCCTGGCCCTGCGGGCCTGGAACCAGGGCTGGCCGATCGGGGTGTTCCAGTTCGTCAAGTCCGCCAAGTGGAAGGTCGGCGAGGAGCACGCGCTGCGGGTGCTGGGGGCCAGCGGCGAGGGCGGCAGTGTGGCCTGGCACAAGATGGGCGAGGGCTGGTCCTGGGTGCAGCGCGACATCGAGGACAGCGAGGACGCCGCCCGCGAGGGCTGGGAACAGGTCAAGCGCGACCTGGCGGCCGAGACCTACCGGCTCTACGTCCTGGACGAGTTCACCTATCCGCTGCACTGGGGCTGGATCGACACCGACGAGGTGCTGGCGGTGCTCAAGGACCGTCCCGGCAGCCAGCATGTGGTGATCACCGGTCGCAACGCCCCGGCGGCGCTGGTGGACGCGGCGGATCTGGTGACCGAGATGACCAAGGTCAAGCACCCGATGGACGCGGGCCGCAAGGGCCAGCGCGGGATCGAGTGGTAG